The Dyadobacter sandarakinus DNA window GGCTTCCGCAAATATGAGCAGGGCCGCCACGTGAAAGGGTTGGAAGAGCAGAATATCCTGATCAAATGGCTCGAAGGGCAGATCATACTCAAGAGTGTGCCGAAAGAAACTGTTTATGAGCTGAAGAAAGTGGAGTAGGGAAACTTGGGCTGCCGGCTCTCAGCTGCCAGCCTGTATTTCTGTAAGCGTATCAAATTATCAAATTTAAAAGGCCGAAGGCCGGACAGCCGACTGCCGAAAGTCCAGGTATGAAAATCACCAAACCAATATACGGAGCAGCATTGCTTGCCACCATGCTCCTGGCAACTTCCTCCAGCAAATACCGGAACGTGAAAGAAGACCCCGATCCGGATCCGCAGAAAGAGCTTCAATCATTCAAACTGGCGGAGGGATTTGAAGTTACATTATTTGCTTCAGACCCGATGGTGGCCAAGCCCATTCAGATGAACTGGGATGCCGAGGGACGGCTATGGGTTGTGAGCAGCACTGTGTACCCGCATCTCAAAACAGGGGAGTCCGCCAATGACAAGATTTTTGTCCTGGAAGACACCGATGGGGACGGCAAAGCCGACAAGTCTACTGTTTTTGCAGAAGGGTTGATCCAGCCTACGGGTATACTGCCGGGTGACGGCGGCTGCTATGTGGCAAACTCAACTGAAATCCTGCATTTTTCAGATACAGACGGCGACGGTAAGGCCGATAAAAAGCGTCGCGTCCTCAATGGATTTGGTACCGGTGATACCCACCACCTCATTCATACATTCCGCTGGGGTCCCGAGGGCCGGATGTATTTCAATCAGTCGATCTATATTTACAGCCACGTGGAGACACCTTTCGGGATCCGCCGGCTCGAAGGCGGAGGTGCCTGGGCATTGAACACCCGGAACCTGGACATGGAGGTGTATGTACGCGGCCTGGTAAACCCCTGGGGCCTGCAGTTTGACCGCTGGGGGCAATCATTCCTGACCGACGGTGCAGGAGGCGAAGGGATCAACTATGGTTTTCCCGGTGCCACTTTCGTGACAGCGCCGGGTGCAGCGCGTATCCTGCGCGGGCTTAACCCCGGCCAGCCCAAACACAGCGGGCTGGATGTTGTTTCAGGAAAACATTTGCCTGATGCCTGGCAGGAGCGCATGATCACCAACGATTTCCGCGCAAACCGTATCAACAGCTTCAAGCTGGAAGAGCAGGGGGCAGGTTACGTTTCCAGACAAACCGATGACCTGATGTGGTCGGATAATGTGGCTTTCAGACCGGTGGACATCAATGTAGGTCCGGATGGCGCCATTTACGTTGCCGACTGGTACAACCCGATTATTCAGCATGGAGAAGTAGATTTTCACGATCCGCGCCGTGATCAGCAGCATGGACGCATCTGGCGCATTGTAGCCAAGAACCGACCTTTGGTACCCAAGCCTCAGCTTACAAAAGCCAGTGTCAGGGAACTTCTGGAAGCACTCAAACTGCCCGAAGAATGGACGCGCCTGCAGGCCAAGCAGGTACTGAAAGCAAAAGGTGCAAAGGAGGTAATTCCGGCTTTGCAGCAGTGGGTTGCTGCTTTGGATAAAAATGACAAGCAGTACGAGCATAATCTGCTTGAAGGACTCTGGGTTTACCAGACTATGGAAACGGTTAACCAGCCGATTTTACAGGAAGTATTAAGTGCCAAAGATCATAAAGTCCGTGCTGCCGGTTTGCGTGCCCTGGAACTGTGGTACCCGCAGCTGACAGGTGTTCCCGCAACGCTGTCCAAAGCGGTCAGGGACGAACATCCGCAGGTACGAATGGAAGCCGTGATTGCATTGCGTAAAACCAAAACTGCTGATGGCGCAAAAGCCGCATTGATGGTACTGGATCAGCCTATGGATGAGTTCCTGGACTTTGCATTGTGGCAAACTGTTCGCGAACTGGAACCGGTATGGCTGTCGAAAATAAAGGCAGAGCCGGAGTTTCTGGGTGATGCAAAAAAGACAGCTTACGCATTGAAATCTGCGACCGGGCCGGACGCTGCCGGATTACTGGTACAGCTCTACCAGAAAGGTCAGGTACCGGAAGATTACCAGAAAGATGTACTTGCAAGTATCTCGCGCACCGGCCAGGTGAATGAGCTGAATACCTTGCTGGATATTACAGTCCGGAACAAAGACAAAAATGCAGCGGCACAGCTGGCAGCGCTGGAACAAGCAGCAAGCCAGCGTAATCTTAAACCTGATAAAAATCCCGCACGTATTGCTGAGTTTATAGAAAATGATGACGAAGCAGTGAGCGGGGCTGCAATTCGGCTGATTGGTTTGTGGAAACTGAATGAACTGAGCGGAAAGCTGATCAACTTGATCAAAACCGGGGAGCCGGCGACAAAAAAAGCCGCGTTGGGTGCATTGGCCGGCATTGACCAGTCAACAGCAAAGCAGCTGATGGTAGACCTTGCCGGACCGAAAAATCCAGCTGAGGTACGACTGATTGCTGCCTCTCAGCTCGCGTCGGTTGATCCGAAGGAAGGTGCAAGAATAGGCACCGAGCTCCTGCGTACATTGCCGGCTGACACGGATGTTTCTGAATTTTTTCTGGCATTTATTCCTACCAATGAAGGTAGTGCAGCATTGGCCGAGGCCATCGGGACCAAGAAAATACCGGAAGGATTTGCGAAGCGTGGTCGCCAGCTGGTACAGCAGCGCGCCGGATGGACACGCCAGAACCTCGACGAAGTACTTGCTTTGAAAAATGCGCTGGAAACGTCGGGTGGAGCAATGCCTACCCAGAAAATGCCGCAGGACCTGGACGATCAGCAAATTGCCGGGCTTGCCAAACTGGTAGCCGAGAAGGCGGACCCGGTAAAAGGAGAGCAGATTTTCAGGCGGGCAGAGTCCAGCTGTACGACCTGTCATGCCATTGGCGGTGCAGGAGGGTTGATCGGTCCTGACCTGAGCAGCCTGGGTACCAGCTCGCCTGCCGAGACCATTATCCGCTCCATTTTGTATCCGAGCCTATCGATCAAGGAAGGCTACGATCTGAAACGGGTTGTAAAAAAAGACGGCTCTGACCTGATGGGTTACCTTGCTTCTGACGGGGCAAATGATATTGTGATTCGTGATGTTACAGGCAAGGAAGTATCTATTGCGAAAAGTCAGGTGCAGGTCATGGAAAAAGTGCCTGGCTCGCTCATGCCGCCGGGACTTACCGCAGGGTTGGATCAGACTGAGTTTATTAACCTGGTTGGTTTCCTGACCAGGATGGGTGAGCCGGGAGACTTCCGGGTATCAGCCAACCGGTATGTGCGCCGGTGGGAAACAACGTCTAATGCAGGCGCGGTGACGGGTAAAACTGTAAGGAACGCGAAAGCTGCATGGGCTCCGGTTTATAGTATGGTTTCCGGCGAGCTGCCTGTGGGCGATCTGCCTGAGGTAACTTCCGGCGGCAAAAAGGTAAGTGTGGCCAGGTTTGATGTGGAAGTTTTGACAAAAGGCAATGTGACCCTGGCATTCAACGCACCGGCGGGGATTACTGCAACTGCCGATACAAAGCCTCTGAAGTTTTCCGAAGGCAATATCACAGCCGACCTCCCGCAGGGAATGCATTCGATTACGCTGCTGATCGACAGGGAAGCATGGAAGCAGCAGGGTTTGAAAGTAGAATTAAAAGATGCCCCCGGCGGCGCACAGACGCGGCTGAAGATGGGGAGATAGGAAATGATAAAACAAAGGCCCGGCAGACGCCGGGCCTTTGTTTTATATCAATGCTGCCCGAAGGCTCCCGCAAACTCCCTGGCAAAGTCTTCCAGCTTGTAGCTGCCGGGTACCGGACGGTTTTTCCAGTATTCTTCCTGCATTTTACCACTGCGTAAAGCCTGGCCCATTTCAACATAAAGTGAAGCGAAGCTTTCATTCAAACCTGCACCAAGCATTCCCTGGTATGCATCTTCGTCGCTGAACGTAACCCAGGGCGTATTTTCCTTTCCAATTGCTTTTCCGAGGATTGTGGCGATTTCGCTGGGGTGGCGCTCATCGTTGGCGATGTTTGTGATATGATGCCCGGTGAAAAGGTTTAATAATTGTTCGGTAGCTACTTCAGCGATGTGGTCAGTATGGGTAAGGACCAGCTTTTCGTCTGTATCACCAAAATTATTGCCTGCAATACCTGCCTGCTGAATCAGCCCGCCAAGGCTGAACAAATTACTGAAAAAGTAAGACGGGCGCAGAAAATTCAGGTTCAAGCCCGGGATTTGCAGCAGTTTTTCTTCCAGATAGCCCAGGGCATCAATCGGCCCCGCACCTTCGCGCAGGTGGGCACCCAGGCTGCTCAGCACCACAATATGTTTGATCTGGCTACCTTGTAATGCATGCAGGTAAGCATCCGCTACTTTCAGCTGAAAACCTTTATAGTCTGTCAGCGCAAAGCTGCTGGGGATCATGAGGTAAGCCACTTCGGCATCCCTGAATGTGCGGGTAACAAACTCCTGGTCTGTGGCAGATCCGATCGCCGCATGCGCACCGAGTGCTTCAATTTCTGCTTTTTTATCGGGATTGCTGCTGATAACAGTCACGTCGTGTCCGGCTGCTGCCAGGTTTTTGGTCACGGGTAAGCTTACATTGCCCAATGATCCGGTGATGATATATTTCATTGTTTCAAGTTGTTTTTTGTTGGGACAAAGCTAACTTTGTACATACTTTTTGACAAGTACTTACCCCAAAGTATGTATCATGACGAAGATCAAGGAAAGCTCGACATACAATGTAAACCGGGAGATCGTGATGCAGGAATGTCCGGTAACTTATGTAATGAATAAGATCGGCGGGCATTGGAAACCCATCATTCTATATCACCTGCTGAGCGGTGAGAAGCGATATTCGGAAATCAGGAAAGCGATGCCGCACATTACTGAAAAAATGTTGATCCAGCATCTGAAGCAGCTTGAAACAGACAAGCTCCTGGTACGGGAATCCAGGCCCGTAGTTCCCCCTCATGTTACTTACACGCTCACAGAAGCCGGCCACGAGCTGCGGACGGTAATTAATGCCATGGCGGAGTGGGCAGCGAGGGATATGACGCGGCAGTAGCGGACCAGCTCCGGCGCATTCAGAAAAGCCTGTAACCCAGCACCAGCGCAAGCCGGGCATGTTCGGCATCAATCCGCATGTAGCTCGACCGGAAGGGGACAGGGCTATTGTAACGTACTTCGGCACTGAAACGGTTGCTTGCCAACCCGGCGCCGGCAGCGTAGTAAAACCAGTTGGTATAAACCTCCATTTGCTGCGCTGCATTTTTGGAAGTGCCTGTTATGGTACGGAGTACGCCCAGGGCATTGACAAACAGCTTACTATTGTTTTTCAGGAAAAAATAGTGGCGTGCGCCCGCAACTACATCTACCGACCAGAACTGCACATTCAGGTTTGTGTTGACCACATTGAGCTTGTAATGGTAATGCTGCCACACGGGTTCAACCAGTATCGACCACTTGTTCCTGTTGACGCTCAGAACATACTCACCTTCCAGTCCAATCCGAAATGCCGGGCTCGTAGCATGGCGGCTTCCTTCGTTGCTGAATGTAAACTGGTCGGTGGAAAGCATATTCAGGTTCAAGCCTGGTGTCACTTTGACGTGCAGGGCGTCGCGCTTTTCAGGTTGCAGCAAAGGTTTGGCGCCGGGTGCAGTACATGCATTGTATTTTTGAAAAAAGGAAACCAGGTCACCCTCACGGTAAGTCAGGCGTGACAGACTATTCTGGGAAATATCCCCGCAATTGACATCATTAAGCAACTGCTGCCGAAAGCCGTAATTGAACATGGCCTGTCCGTCGTCATTGATATATTGCTTGTAAACAAGCGGCACAATGAGTGAGTCGCCTTTTTGATAATAAAACTGGCGCAGATTACCCGAGCGGTACAGGAACAATTTGGCAGGGCCATGGACAAGCCGGTTTAGAAAAACCATCCGCACCGCCCACATCGGATTACGATCATGCGAAAGCGCACCTACGTCTGTGGGCGACTCGTCGATCCTGGCCTGGTCGCGGATATAAGTGATCCCGTTTTCGGTGCCGAACTCCTTCACATGGTCGATTGAGCCGGTGAGGGTTTCTCCTGTTGGGCTCAACTTGTAACGAAAGGATTGAGGATTATTTTCCCATCCCACATTACGGAGGAGGCACTCGGTTTTTTGATTTTGGTCATCAATAAAATATCCTTTTTCAAACTGAATCTGGGCAAGTGCGGGCGCAGCCAGGATAATCAGCACACAAAGTTGCAGGTAGCGAAAGATCATAAACAGACAGGAAGAGAGGTTTCACACAAAATAAAGGATTGTTTTGAAATCTTAACTGCCGGTTACTCAGGCGGGATGATGAAAAGTAAATCTGTTTTGGCCGCGGGAAAGGAGAAAAGCAGGTACATTCCGCTTTTAAACGTGTACATTTTATTGATTAATGATCGCTATGTTCAAAAAACTATTATCCCTGACCCTGCTTCTCGCCGCAGCTTTTACGGCTCAGGCGCAGCAGTTCAAAGCATTACTTTTTACAAAAACAGCCGGCTTCCACCACGTTTCTATTCACGAGGGCGTAACAGGCATCAGGAACCTGGCATCCCGCCACAACTTCTCGGTCGACTGGCAAGAGAGTGCAGATGTTTTTAACGAGAAAAATCTGGCAAACTACCAGGTGGTCATTTTCCTGAATACGACGGGAGATATTTTGAATGCCGAGCAGCAGGCAGCATTTGAAAAATATATCAAGAGTGGAAAAGGCTTTGTCGGCATTCACTCCGCTGCCGACACCGAGTACGACTGGCCATGGTACGGCAAGCTGGTAGGTATGTATTTCAAAACCCACCCTGCGCAGCAAACCGCGTTTCTGGATGTGAAAGACAGCAATTTTCCAGGTCTCGAACGCTTTCCAAAGCGCCAGCTGTGGACAGACGAGTGGTACGAGTACAAAAAACCATACAATGCCGATGACCTGAAAATCCTGATCACGCTGGACGAAAAAACTTACGATCCCAAGACTAACCAGGGGACCGGCATGGGCGCCGAGCACCCGATGTCGTGGTACCACAATTTCGACGGCGGCCGCGCATTTTACACGGGATTGGGGCACATCGGACTCGTGTACTCAGACCAATCTTTTCTGGATCATTTGTACGGAGGAATCTGGTGGGCCGCTACCGGGAAAGGGATGAAGTAGTGGCTCTATAACTGCTTAGTTTGATAATAGGAAGTGGCAGCGCCACTCCCTATTATCATCCACGCAGTCCCTACTATTGTCACCCTGAAGGCTTGGGAAGTCAGGCTTATAAAGTGGAAGAATTATAGATGGTTATCCTACTTCACCTCGAACAAAGCCATCGTATAATCCAGCAGCGATGTGTTCCCCAGCTCTCCGTGCCCGGGAATTACGATCTGAGTATCCGGATATTTCTTCTTGATTTTGGCGATGGTAGCAGGCCAGGCTTTTTCATTGGCGTCGGCCAGGTTGCCTTTGGTCGCATTGAGCTCCTTGACCAGGCAGCCTCCAAACATGGCCTTTTCACTCGGGAAATAGCCGATAATGTTGTCGGGCGTATGGCCTTCTCCATTGAACTCGGCTACAACGGTACGGTCGCCTACTTTCATTTCGAGCCGCTGCCCGAACCCTTTTTGCGGCACGGGGAAATGCCTTGATTTGGTTGAATCAATGGTTTGGTTGGTAGCATAGGATGGAATTCCTTTTTTGTGGAAAGCCGCCAGTCCGCCTACGCAGTCCTCATGAAAGTGCGTCGCGATCACTGCTTTTATTTTCACATTCAAATTCGTTTGCAGCCACTCCATGACCGCATAGGAAGTGGAATCATCTATCGGTGTGTCAAAGATAATTGCTTCACCTTTATCAAAAACGATCATTCCATTGCATTCAACCCGGCCAAAACTTTGTGTCTGCAGGTAGGTGACGTGGCGGTACACATGGTCTTTCACCTTTTCAATAATCAGATTGTCGGTATGCAGTTCATCGGATTTCTGCGCGAAGGTACAGCTGGAAATCAATGCAAAAAGGAAGATAGAAAGTCGAAAAATCATGGGAATACTTTGGAGTGAACGGCAACGGATTGGCCTAAACGCAATATAGGATAAAATCCTATATTTGAGGATTATCACACTTTTTATAAACCTTCCAAATCCACATCCGCTATGGAAATCCTCGGTAAAATCCTTGTCGGCCTCGTCGCTCTCGAACATCTTTACATCATGTACCTCGAAATGTTCGCCTGGGAAACAAAAGGCAAAGAAACCTTCAAAGGCTCCCTCGCACCTGAGCTTTTCGAGCCTACCAAAACATTAGCAGCTAATCAAGGTCTATACAACGGTTTTCTGGCCGCCGGCCTGATCTGGACCCTATTCATCGAAGATCCCAACTGGTCATTTTACATAGCCGTATTTTTCCTGACCTGCGTAATGGTAGCCGGGATTTACGGGGCATTTACGGCTAGTAAAAAGATTTTCTGGGTGCAGGCACTGCCGGCGATTGTGGCGTTGGTGGTGTTACATGTGAGGTGAGGCTACAAATAAGCCCGGCCTTTTTTTTGTTACCCTGACATTATATCCTTTATCTTCTGTTCACTTCAACTTTGTCACCCTGAGCGGAGTCGAAGGGCCGATGCAGCAGCAACCACGTAGTTCTAGCTTTCGCATTGCAAAAGGCGGCAAGTAGCAAGCGCCGTTGCGGGAAGTGCTTCGACTCCGCTCAGCATGACAAGGGTTGGTTAGCAAGTAGAAGGTTGGTGAGCTCTGAAAAGTTGGTAGACTAATTCAATCACTTATTACCCGAATGCGAAGCATTCATACACTCCGCCAGCTCTCTCAACACCTCCCAATTTCCTTTAATAATCGCCTCCTTCTTCTTTCTGCTCCAACCTTTCACCTGCTTTTCAAACGCAATCGCATTATTCACATACTTGAATTCATAAGAAAACACCAGCTCCACCGGCCGCCTTGTATAGGTGTAGCATTCCGGATTTATGCCTGAGTTGTGTTGCACGAAGCGGAAGTTGAGGTTATTGGTAACGCCGGTATAATAGCTGTCGTCAGCGCATTTAAGAATGTAAACGTGGTAAGTTTTGTGGTGCATTGGCGTTGTCTTTTTGTTTAGACGTGCCAATGTGTGAAAGGTAACCGTAGTTAATTGTAAAAAAGGTAGGGAGGTAACCGCCCCTTGTTATGCTATCAGCTTTTGTTAAGCTAACCCACTCATGCCAAGCTAACCAACCTTCGTTTTGTCAACCCACCCCAGTCAGCTAACCAATCCTTGTCATGCTGAGCGCAGTCGAAGCAAACGTGCACTACGCAAAAAAACTCACTCTTTTCAGCACCCCGGGCTGCCAGCTGCCATCCCGCCTTCTTAATGCCCGCGAAATGGTGAGTACTTCTTCCAGACGTCCCTCGGGATCGCTCATGAGGTTTTGGCTATGGAAGTATTGGCCGATGATTTCCCACTCGAAAGTGTCGGTTTGGGAATCGTAAATGCCGATGGGGATGCGGTGGCCGTCGGTCTGGAGCGTGCCCAGGACGTGCTGCGCCTCTTCCTGTGACGAGCAGCCCACGTGCTGGTACTGCCCTTTCAGCGTATATAGTACCGAGTAACGGTTTTTCGAAAATTCGTTTCCTTGCGCTTTCTGCTTGTTCTGTCTGAGGGAATTTTGCAATTTTTTCATGATCTCTGTGTTTGTGTCTCCGTTCACACGTTCGCTTAATCTGCTTATTGTAAAAATGATAAAATGAACGGAGATGTTTAAAGTTTCAAGCCAGCATTTCGTGCCGCTCAAAACCATAAACGCATCTTGTATTTCAATAGTTTAACAAAATTCCCACACAGGCGAAAGTTCTTCTGATCTTGAAGGTGTTTGATGGAATAGTGCAATTTTCAACGATTGCTAAAATTCGCTAAAATGGTTGTTTGGTGGAACAAATGGAACTCTTGTAGGTAATGCCATGACCTTTTACACTATATTAATGCTAACAATTAATAACGAGTCATTTCCGATGAAAAGAGTTACAGCTATTGGATTTTCAATACCTAGTTTTAGCAATGACGATCATATTCCACTTGATAGTCTAGGTGCGCTTTCTGATACCGATATCGCGCTATTTTCCCCTAACTTATCGTATACATCGTATTCAAACTACGATTCTGATAGTTATCCAAGCAGAGAAGAGTTTGAAGGAAAGAAGCTATACAATAAAAAATCTTCCGCCGACATGTTGCTACACTCGCAACACTGGCGAAATGAATTAACGCATTTTATCGAAAATGGCGGAACGGTATTTGTAATTTTATCTAAGCAAGAAGATTTCTTTATTTATACAGGAACTACCGATTTTACAGGAACTGGACGTAATCGTAAGGCTGCCCCTCACGTTAGTCCTTTCTCAAATTATAACTTTTTGCCATTTAAAGATTTAGAATTTAAGGTTGCATCTGGTAAAACCATTGTTCCAAGTAGTTCTTCTGTAGCTGATTTGTTTGCAAACTTTAAGGATTATTTGCATTTCGAAATGTACATTAAAGGTGACAAGCTAAATAATCCAACATTTACGACAAAAAATAAAGATCGTGTTTTAGGTGTAAATATTAAGTTCGGTAAAGGGCTTGTTCTATTCATACCACATTTAAACTTAGAAGTTGATAAGTTCATCAAATATAATAGTAAAAAAGATCAAAATGATTGGAATGAAGCAGGCATAAAGATTGGTAAAATGCTCCTGACTAATCTTGTAGAAATTGATAAGGCAATTCGGAAACATGTTGAGAAGAGCCCTCGTCCGAACTGGATACAAAACGAACAATTTCTGCTCAAATCATCTGAGAGTACAAGATCTTTAATCAAAGAGCATAAAGTAGAAGTTACAAGAATTGAAGCAGAGATTGCAGAGCTTAGAAAAAAATTCATAGACCAAGAAAGTTTGAAGGATTTGCTATATGAAACCGGGAAGCCGTTAGAGGACGCGGTAATCAAGGCGCTCAAAATACTTGGCTATCAGGCAGAGAATTACAGTGATGGCGAATTAGAGTTAGATCAGGTCATTATATCACCAGAAGGAGATAGGTTAATCGGCGAGTGCGAAGGAAAGGATAATAAGGATATCGATGTGACGAAATTTAGGCAGTTACTGTACTCTTTGAATGCAGACTTCGAGTTAGAGCACGTACAAGAGAAGGCTTTCGGCCTGTTATTTGGAAATCCTCAAAGATTAGTAGACCCAGCTGAAAGAACATTGGCATTTACAAAAAAATGTTGTTCAGGTGCTGAGCGAGAAAAAATTGGGCTTATTAAAACTGAGGATCTTTTTAGAGTAGCGAAATATATTTCGGAGAACCAAGATAATGACTTTGCCAAATTGTGCAGGGACGCCATTATTCAACAGCTTGGGAAAATAATACAGTTTCCCCGTAAAGATTGATATGCATTTCTGAGGTTTTAAAGAGGACGCAAATTAT harbors:
- a CDS encoding winged helix-turn-helix transcriptional regulator, producing the protein MTKIKESSTYNVNREIVMQECPVTYVMNKIGGHWKPIILYHLLSGEKRYSEIRKAMPHITEKMLIQHLKQLETDKLLVRESRPVVPPHVTYTLTEAGHELRTVINAMAEWAARDMTRQ
- a CDS encoding PVC-type heme-binding CxxCH protein — translated: MKITKPIYGAALLATMLLATSSSKYRNVKEDPDPDPQKELQSFKLAEGFEVTLFASDPMVAKPIQMNWDAEGRLWVVSSTVYPHLKTGESANDKIFVLEDTDGDGKADKSTVFAEGLIQPTGILPGDGGCYVANSTEILHFSDTDGDGKADKKRRVLNGFGTGDTHHLIHTFRWGPEGRMYFNQSIYIYSHVETPFGIRRLEGGGAWALNTRNLDMEVYVRGLVNPWGLQFDRWGQSFLTDGAGGEGINYGFPGATFVTAPGAARILRGLNPGQPKHSGLDVVSGKHLPDAWQERMITNDFRANRINSFKLEEQGAGYVSRQTDDLMWSDNVAFRPVDINVGPDGAIYVADWYNPIIQHGEVDFHDPRRDQQHGRIWRIVAKNRPLVPKPQLTKASVRELLEALKLPEEWTRLQAKQVLKAKGAKEVIPALQQWVAALDKNDKQYEHNLLEGLWVYQTMETVNQPILQEVLSAKDHKVRAAGLRALELWYPQLTGVPATLSKAVRDEHPQVRMEAVIALRKTKTADGAKAALMVLDQPMDEFLDFALWQTVRELEPVWLSKIKAEPEFLGDAKKTAYALKSATGPDAAGLLVQLYQKGQVPEDYQKDVLASISRTGQVNELNTLLDITVRNKDKNAAAQLAALEQAASQRNLKPDKNPARIAEFIENDDEAVSGAAIRLIGLWKLNELSGKLINLIKTGEPATKKAALGALAGIDQSTAKQLMVDLAGPKNPAEVRLIAASQLASVDPKEGARIGTELLRTLPADTDVSEFFLAFIPTNEGSAALAEAIGTKKIPEGFAKRGRQLVQQRAGWTRQNLDEVLALKNALETSGGAMPTQKMPQDLDDQQIAGLAKLVAEKADPVKGEQIFRRAESSCTTCHAIGGAGGLIGPDLSSLGTSSPAETIIRSILYPSLSIKEGYDLKRVVKKDGSDLMGYLASDGANDIVIRDVTGKEVSIAKSQVQVMEKVPGSLMPPGLTAGLDQTEFINLVGFLTRMGEPGDFRVSANRYVRRWETTSNAGAVTGKTVRNAKAAWAPVYSMVSGELPVGDLPEVTSGGKKVSVARFDVEVLTKGNVTLAFNAPAGITATADTKPLKFSEGNITADLPQGMHSITLLIDREAWKQQGLKVELKDAPGGAQTRLKMGR
- the bla gene encoding subclass B1 metallo-beta-lactamase, which codes for MIFRLSIFLFALISSCTFAQKSDELHTDNLIIEKVKDHVYRHVTYLQTQSFGRVECNGMIVFDKGEAIIFDTPIDDSTSYAVMEWLQTNLNVKIKAVIATHFHEDCVGGLAAFHKKGIPSYATNQTIDSTKSRHFPVPQKGFGQRLEMKVGDRTVVAEFNGEGHTPDNIIGYFPSEKAMFGGCLVKELNATKGNLADANEKAWPATIAKIKKKYPDTQIVIPGHGELGNTSLLDYTMALFEVK
- a CDS encoding ThuA domain-containing protein, whose product is MFKKLLSLTLLLAAAFTAQAQQFKALLFTKTAGFHHVSIHEGVTGIRNLASRHNFSVDWQESADVFNEKNLANYQVVIFLNTTGDILNAEQQAAFEKYIKSGKGFVGIHSAADTEYDWPWYGKLVGMYFKTHPAQQTAFLDVKDSNFPGLERFPKRQLWTDEWYEYKKPYNADDLKILITLDEKTYDPKTNQGTGMGAEHPMSWYHNFDGGRAFYTGLGHIGLVYSDQSFLDHLYGGIWWAATGKGMK
- a CDS encoding DUF1304 domain-containing protein; its protein translation is MEILGKILVGLVALEHLYIMYLEMFAWETKGKETFKGSLAPELFEPTKTLAANQGLYNGFLAAGLIWTLFIEDPNWSFYIAVFFLTCVMVAGIYGAFTASKKIFWVQALPAIVALVVLHVR
- a CDS encoding NAD(P)H-binding protein, whose translation is MKYIITGSLGNVSLPVTKNLAAAGHDVTVISSNPDKKAEIEALGAHAAIGSATDQEFVTRTFRDAEVAYLMIPSSFALTDYKGFQLKVADAYLHALQGSQIKHIVVLSSLGAHLREGAGPIDALGYLEEKLLQIPGLNLNFLRPSYFFSNLFSLGGLIQQAGIAGNNFGDTDEKLVLTHTDHIAEVATEQLLNLFTGHHITNIANDERHPSEIATILGKAIGKENTPWVTFSDEDAYQGMLGAGLNESFASLYVEMGQALRSGKMQEEYWKNRPVPGSYKLEDFAREFAGAFGQH
- a CDS encoding GIY-YIG nuclease family protein, which codes for MHHKTYHVYILKCADDSYYTGVTNNLNFRFVQHNSGINPECYTYTRRPVELVFSYEFKYVNNAIAFEKQVKGWSRKKKEAIIKGNWEVLRELAECMNASHSGNK